A region from the Carboxydothermus pertinax genome encodes:
- the folE gene encoding GTP cyclohydrolase I FolE, whose protein sequence is MVDKEKIEIAVRMILEAIGEDPEREGLKDTPKRVARMYEEVFAGLSQDPSEHLERYFAEEHEEMVLVKDIPLYSMCEHHLLPFYGKAHVAYIPRKGKVTGLSKLARVVEGFAKRPQLQERLTSQIADAIMERLNPRGVLVVIEAEHMCMTMRGVKKPGSKTITSAVRGIFATSVATRAEAMALIGHQSPLRD, encoded by the coding sequence ATGGTAGATAAAGAAAAGATTGAGATAGCAGTCCGGATGATTTTAGAAGCTATCGGTGAAGATCCGGAGAGAGAAGGGCTTAAAGATACTCCGAAAAGAGTTGCCCGGATGTATGAAGAGGTTTTTGCGGGATTATCGCAGGATCCCTCGGAACATTTAGAGCGGTATTTTGCCGAAGAACATGAAGAAATGGTTCTGGTAAAAGACATTCCCTTATATTCCATGTGTGAGCATCATCTGTTGCCCTTTTATGGTAAAGCCCATGTGGCATATATTCCCAGAAAAGGCAAGGTTACCGGACTTTCCAAGCTAGCCCGGGTAGTGGAGGGTTTTGCCAAAAGGCCGCAACTGCAGGAACGGCTTACCAGTCAAATTGCCGATGCCATTATGGAGCGGTTAAATCCGCGGGGGGTACTGGTGGTGATTGAAGCGGAACACATGTGTATGACTATGCGGGGGGTAAAAAAGCCCGGTTCTAAAACTATAACTTCAGCTGTTCGGGGGATCTTTGCCACGTCCGTTGCAACCCGCGCGGAGGCTATGGCGTTAATTGGTCATCAATCACCGCTACGCGATTAA
- a CDS encoding YpmA family protein, with protein sequence MSEKKEGKLELIAQKHFSSWDEMYLVVDFLNKHLKDKKVMFGLNKKNGEMVMSIYEVE encoded by the coding sequence ATGAGTGAGAAAAAAGAAGGAAAATTGGAATTAATTGCCCAAAAGCATTTTTCTTCCTGGGATGAAATGTATCTAGTAGTGGATTTTTTAAACAAGCATTTAAAAGATAAAAAAGTAATGTTTGGCTTAAATAAAAAAAACGGCGAGATGGTTATGTCCATTTATGAAGTAGAGTAG
- the surE gene encoding 5'/3'-nucleotidase SurE has protein sequence MRLLLTNDDGIYAPGIKALRHVLEKEGKYEITVVAPDREKSATGHGITVHRPLRAFDITFKNSQVRGVSVDGTPADCVKLAVEALLDKPPDLVLSGINSGPNLGTDVLYSGTVSAAIEAMINGIPAIAISMGSFAFEDEEYLRAAEIFARLLPEILKHPWPRDTILNINIPNVPLTEIKGIAITRLGVRKYINVFEERKDPRGLSYYWMSGEVVNYENGQDTDTAALTRKEISITPVHFDLTNYRYLNELKTWVKALEGALATG, from the coding sequence GTGCGGCTATTACTAACCAATGATGATGGAATTTATGCCCCGGGGATTAAAGCTTTAAGGCATGTTTTGGAAAAAGAAGGTAAATATGAAATAACCGTTGTAGCGCCCGACCGGGAAAAAAGTGCCACCGGCCATGGGATTACCGTGCACCGGCCGCTTAGAGCTTTTGATATTACCTTTAAAAACAGCCAAGTACGGGGTGTTTCGGTGGACGGTACTCCAGCGGATTGCGTTAAACTTGCCGTTGAAGCTCTTTTGGATAAACCGCCGGATTTAGTTTTATCCGGGATTAACTCCGGTCCCAATTTAGGTACAGATGTGTTATATTCGGGGACCGTTTCGGCGGCTATTGAAGCGATGATTAATGGCATACCGGCAATAGCGATTTCTATGGGTTCTTTTGCTTTTGAAGATGAAGAATACTTACGGGCGGCAGAAATTTTTGCCCGGCTTTTGCCCGAGATTTTAAAGCATCCCTGGCCCCGGGATACTATTTTAAATATCAACATTCCTAATGTGCCCCTTACCGAAATAAAAGGGATTGCCATTACAAGACTTGGGGTGAGAAAATATATCAACGTTTTTGAAGAAAGAAAAGATCCCCGGGGACTATCCTATTACTGGATGTCCGGGGAAGTGGTAAATTACGAAAACGGCCAGGATACTGATACTGCCGCTCTTACCCGAAAAGAAATTTCGATTACGCCGGTTCATTTTGATTTAACCAACTACC